Proteins from one Malaya genurostris strain Urasoe2022 chromosome 2, Malgen_1.1, whole genome shotgun sequence genomic window:
- the LOC131428187 gene encoding uncharacterized protein LOC131428187: MPGEMSCKKDPTRWLDNAFFEKALRHGLNDKDLTVGDLLISVHANAGEHYTSTIYRANVRYRSKGKTEPIALIIKLVSSKVNKLTDESSFENELHHYKNVIKPMQDLLKQAGVEHFELGPKLMYASTEPQPVIVLEDVTPRKFEVYKHLLNLDNSKTVAAKLAKFHAASYCLIKDVTNKNLNNQSGGLFRDKPSEGVNFLEENFEIFTEEISKWNGFEKYSEKLNNLLPNFTKRAVEIYSQYGRTTNHKVLNHGDFHYNNILFQFCTDTTSVVDVLFIDFQLSFWGTPAIDLFYLLYLVCDKETRENHKQELIYYYYQQFTETLRNIGNMSTAPSLFDINSDLLKCGFLEVIIAICFVPFLHADYSSASNVSGSVQDAKAYRRQLYNDPRYRETIEPLLPYFLHKGFLD, from the exons ATGCCTGGTGAGATGTCTTGCAAAAAAGATCCCACCAGATGGTTAGATAACGCCTTTTTCGAGAAAGCCCTCCGCCATGGACTGAACGATAAGGACCTCACGGTGGGAGATTTGCTTATTTCGGTCCATGCGAATGCTGGCGAGCACTACACCAGTACCATCTACCGGGCTAATGTTCGCTACCGATCAAAGGGAAAGACAGAGCCAATCGCACTTATCATCAAATTAGTATCATCTAAGGTGAACAAGCTAACCGATGAGTcatcttttgaaaatgaattacaTCACTATAAGAATGTAATCAAACCGATGCAAGATCTACTGAAGCAGGCAGGAGTAGAACACTTTGAACTGGGTCCAAA GCTGATGTATGCTTCGACTGAACCACAACCGGTCATTGTTCTAGAAGATGTCACACCTAGAAAATTTGAGGTTTACAAACACCTGCTGAACCTTGATAACTCCAAGACTGTTGCAGCCAAATTAGCAAAGTTCCACGCGGCATCCTATTGCCTTATCAAAGACGTTACC AACAAAAACTTGAATAATCAATCTGGTGGATTGTTTAGGGATAAACCCAGCGAAGGAGTCAATTTTCTagaggaaaattttgaaattttcactgaAGAGATATCCAAATGGAATGGCTTCGAGAAATATTCCGAGAAACTGAATAACCTCCTACCAAACTTTACCAAGCGAGCCGTAGAAATTTACAGTCAATACGGTAGAACTACTAACCACAAGGTATTGAACCACGGGGATTTCCATTATAACAATATTTTGTTCCAATTTTGTACTGATACGACATCTGTTGTAGATGTTCTTTTT ATCGACTTTCAACTAAGCTTCTGGGGAACTCCGGCGATTGACTTATTCTACCTGCTGTATCTAGTGTGCGATAAGGAAACCCGCGAAAATCACAAACAGGAACTTATTTACTACTATTATCAGCAGTTTACGGAAACTTTGCGTAATATAGGAAATATGAGTACGGCTCCAAGTCTGTTCGATATAAACAGTGACTTATTGAAATGCGGATTCCTGGAAGTGATAATTGCCATTTGTTTCGTGCCATTTCTTCATGCCGACTACAGTTCGGCTTCGAACGTATCTGGAAGTGTTCAGGATGCCAAAGCATACCGTAGGCAGTTGTACAACGACCCCCGATACCGTGAAACGATCGAGCCTCTTCTGCCGTACTTTCTACACAAAGGATTTCTGGACTGA